The sequence GGTAACAAGTTCCTCAGGGTAATCCGGAACATGGCCGACGATGGTGATATTCAGGTATTTACAGAGTTCTCGTGGTGCTGCAATAAGGGAGGGTGAGTCATGGTTTCCAGCGGTAATGACGATATGCCTGCAGGAGGATCCGGCAGCCCGTGCAAGGAACTGGTAATATTGTTCCAGGGAACGGTTCGGCGGGGTGGTTGTATCGAATATATCCCCTGCAACGATGAGGATATCAACTCCTTCCTGGTTGATGAGGGATAACAGCCATGAGAGGAATTGTTCGTGTTCATCGTACCGTTTGTGCCCGCAGATCTGGTTTCCCAGGTGCCAGTCCGAGGTATGGAGGATCTTCATATTCTATTCACCTGGCCTTACACTCAATATGACGATTTCTTCGGTACACATCTCTCAAAATAGTTGGAGAAGAGGTAATAAGTAATATTGGAATTTGTGTGTTTTTATGCTTTTTAATAAGATAAAGTCAATAATTGACTTATTTTTGTTGGTTTTTTTAGGTAAGGGTAATTATCTCTGGAAAGAAGAAATTATTTATCTGTAATGGAATTTCCCAATTGCTCTGGAAACTTCAGTTATTATTTTATTCAGATCTTCAATAACCGTAACAATCTGACTAGTTCCTGCAGAACTTTGTTCTGCTGCGGATGCTGCAGATATTGCTTCGGTTGCGATTTCACCGACCAGATTATTTACTTCATGAGCACTTGCTGTAATCTCTTCAACAGATGCTGCCTGCTGTTCGGTGGTCTTTGAAACATCCTCCATGTTCCGGGCAATTTGGCCTACAGATTCAACGATCTGGTTAAAAATCTGTAAAGTTTCAAGGACAGCGCTATTTCCTTGTGATACTGCCACATCTGCCTGGTCCATGGCTTTTGAGGCTTCATCAGACTTTTTCTGCAGGCTGGTAATCATCTCGGCAATGTTTTCTGCAGATCGCCGGGACTCAAGTGCCAGGGCTTTGACTTCACTCGCAACTACGGCAAATCCTCTCCCTGCTTCACCGGCACGTGCTGCTTCAATGGCAGCATTCAGGGCAAGAAGGTTGGTCTGGCTTGCAATGTCAGTAATGACATTCACAATCTTTCCTATCTGTGCCATTTCGCCTTTAATTTCTATGATGATCCGCTCTACCTCACCGGATGATGCCATTATCCCTTTCATTCCATTTTCTGCATTGTGGGCAAGTTCAACCCCTTTCTTGGAGAGTTCATCGGTGTCATGGGTGACTTTACTGACTGATTCGGTGCTTGATGCAACTTCTTCCACATTTGCCGAGAGATCCATCATGGCCCGGAGAACCTGATCAATGTTTTCTTTTCCCCGTTCACTCTGGTTGCCAACGTCTGCAGCATTCTTAGCAACCATCGCTGATCCTTCTGCAACGTCCTTTACTCCGGCATTTGCTTCTTCGGCACGGCTCGTAAGTTCTTCCATCTCCCGGTCTATCTCGTTTAGTACTGCAGAGACCTGAACCCCGATATTCATCAATGCATTCTTTAAGATCAGGAAATCTCCCTGGACACTGATATTCGGTGGTTCAGCCGAAAAATTTCCTTTTGCATATTCACCGGAAAGGGCGATTGATGCTGATATTGGGTTTTGAACAGATTCCATTACGCGGTTTAGACCACTTATGATATCCCTATATGTTCCTGCAAACTGCTCTGCATCTCCCCTTATTTTTAGATCACCTGCAACAATGGCCTGGATAAAATATTCCATCTCTTCGGTGACTTTCACAAGATTATCACCCGCCCCTTTCAGATTATTCTGAATGGTAGTAAACTGATCATGTGCATTTTTCGTATATTCATCAGGTTCTCCTGTTCTAAGATCAAATTCAAGGTTACCTTCAGCTAAATTCTCCAGATTTTTTGAGAGACGAATCACTTCTGTCTGGAGATAATCTGCCAGATGTTTTTGAGCAGTCAAGTCAACGCAGGTGATAAGAACTGATGCTACGTCACTATTTTCATCTAAAATGGGGATAGAATAGATTCGGATATGTTTTTTCCCAGAAGGAAAATCAATGAGTGATTCACTTATCGCTTCTTTTTTAGTGGTTACGCATTCTTTGGATGATGTTCCCTCTATTTTTAAAATTTTAAAGTCTCCAAGATTCATCTTGAACAGTTGATCTTTTGAATATCCTGAAAGCGTAAAAAAAGCCAGGTTTGAGCCTTCAATGGTAAGATCTGGTTTAAGGATGAGAAACGGAATTGGATTGTTATCAATTATCTG comes from Methanospirillum hungatei and encodes:
- a CDS encoding methyl-accepting chemotaxis protein; the protein is MMEQTSDEVMSFEVLRVLLDQNPVAMAQFDVNFNFLYVNQAFCDLSGMSFEKLTHSRIADLKILKLEGEGSKAAIEYKRRGKARIEVEFPTGYKILNAYTIPILDSNQRVTSALGVYTDITAEERERLKTNQIIDNNPIPFLILKPDLTIEGSNLAFFTLSGYSKDQLFKMNLGDFKILKIEGTSSKECVTTKKEAISESLIDFPSGKKHIRIYSIPILDENSDVASVLITCVDLTAQKHLADYLQTEVIRLSKNLENLAEGNLEFDLRTGEPDEYTKNAHDQFTTIQNNLKGAGDNLVKVTEEMEYFIQAIVAGDLKIRGDAEQFAGTYRDIISGLNRVMESVQNPISASIALSGEYAKGNFSAEPPNISVQGDFLILKNALMNIGVQVSAVLNEIDREMEELTSRAEEANAGVKDVAEGSAMVAKNAADVGNQSERGKENIDQVLRAMMDLSANVEEVASSTESVSKVTHDTDELSKKGVELAHNAENGMKGIMASSGEVERIIIEIKGEMAQIGKIVNVITDIASQTNLLALNAAIEAARAGEAGRGFAVVASEVKALALESRRSAENIAEMITSLQKKSDEASKAMDQADVAVSQGNSAVLETLQIFNQIVESVGQIARNMEDVSKTTEQQAASVEEITASAHEVNNLVGEIATEAISAASAAEQSSAGTSQIVTVIEDLNKIITEVSRAIGKFHYR